Proteins from a genomic interval of Fuerstiella sp.:
- a CDS encoding DUF1552 domain-containing protein, whose amino-acid sequence MSSDRINRRTVLRGIGAGLGLPLLEVMQPANALGQTVPQPPLRTAFIFFPNGVILDPWRPVGEGHDFEFGATMESLQPFHDDLIIFTGLAQHHARPNGDGAGDHARNAGAYLTGAQPRKTSGADISVGQSIDQAIAGSIGRATRLPSLELGIERGRGAGSCDSGYSCAYSENISWRTATTPMAKEVHPRLAFNRLFGIRENSQDQKQRDAGRASILDFVSGDAKRLMKTVSGSDRAKLDEYFNSVREIEQRIEHAANFVPPDVPEIELPDDLPGEFQLHVRIMYELQLLAFQTDSTRITSFMLGRAGSNRTFPEVDVRDGHHGLTHHQNDQEKIEQIKRIDKYQVEQFAWFLERMKSVTEGDSTLLDNCMILYGSAISDGNRHNHDDLPVILAGKGAGSIESGRHIKLETETPLNNLFLSLSQRMGAGIDEIGDSTAVLPLS is encoded by the coding sequence ATGTCATCAGATAGAATCAATCGCCGAACCGTCCTTCGAGGTATCGGAGCCGGACTGGGTTTGCCGCTGCTGGAAGTCATGCAGCCGGCAAACGCACTGGGCCAGACGGTTCCGCAACCGCCACTCAGAACAGCATTCATTTTCTTTCCGAACGGTGTGATCCTGGATCCGTGGCGTCCCGTTGGCGAAGGACATGATTTCGAGTTCGGTGCCACAATGGAGTCACTCCAGCCGTTTCACGATGACCTCATCATTTTTACGGGGCTCGCGCAGCATCATGCTCGCCCCAACGGCGACGGGGCCGGTGACCATGCCCGCAACGCCGGCGCCTACCTGACCGGAGCCCAACCTCGCAAGACATCCGGCGCTGACATTTCAGTCGGACAGTCGATCGACCAGGCAATAGCCGGTAGTATCGGCAGAGCCACACGGCTCCCGTCCCTAGAGCTTGGAATCGAACGCGGACGCGGCGCAGGCAGCTGCGATTCCGGCTACAGTTGCGCCTATTCTGAAAACATCAGCTGGAGAACCGCAACGACGCCAATGGCCAAAGAAGTCCACCCCCGCCTGGCATTCAATCGGCTGTTTGGTATTCGCGAAAACTCACAGGATCAAAAACAGCGTGACGCCGGCCGGGCCAGCATTCTGGACTTTGTATCAGGTGACGCAAAGCGACTGATGAAGACTGTGAGCGGCAGCGATCGAGCTAAGCTCGACGAATACTTTAACAGTGTAAGAGAAATCGAACAGAGGATCGAACACGCCGCAAACTTTGTTCCGCCTGACGTTCCGGAAATAGAACTTCCGGACGACCTTCCAGGCGAATTTCAATTGCACGTCAGAATCATGTACGAACTGCAACTGCTGGCGTTCCAGACCGACTCAACACGGATCACATCGTTTATGCTCGGACGTGCCGGGTCGAATCGCACATTCCCCGAAGTTGATGTACGAGACGGTCATCACGGCCTCACACACCACCAAAACGATCAGGAAAAAATCGAACAGATAAAAAGAATTGACAAGTATCAGGTCGAACAATTTGCCTGGTTCCTGGAACGAATGAAATCCGTGACAGAGGGTGATTCCACTCTCCTGGACAACTGCATGATCCTGTATGGCAGCGCCATTTCAGACGGGAATCGACACAATCATGACGATCTGCCGGTCATTCTGGCCGGAAAGGGAGCTGGCTCCATTGAGTCCGGTCGGCATATCAAACTGGAAACAGAAACTCCTCTGAACAATCTGTTCCTGTCTCTCAGCCAGCGTATGGGAGCCGGTATTGATGAGATCGGGGACAGCACGGCAGTCCTGCCGCTGAGTTAA
- a CDS encoding dehydrogenase — translation MTKPLPREFQVALTADFYDDAGQPKFNEFGLNVFEGHEHIRVTRFAEHCPEIRSQQLADSAGVIVLTARVTAATLTDSDDFLAVGRFGVGYDTVDVDACTERDVLAMITVGAVDRPVAEATVGWMIALSHHMLTKDRLVRTGQWDERTRYMGCELRGRVLGVVGLGGIGKTLVSLLQGFGMQQPVVFDPFVPADVAASVGARPVELQELLSTADFVSIHCPLNEHTRGLIGSAEISRMKPGAYILNTARGGIVDEQALFEALQSSRIAGAALDCFENEPVTEPHRFGELENVILAPHSIAWTEELFRDIGRTACQSMLDLSAGKRAHGVLNPELFERSSFRNKWSRITGIPEGDLE, via the coding sequence ATGACCAAACCACTGCCACGTGAATTTCAGGTAGCCCTGACCGCTGATTTTTATGATGACGCTGGCCAGCCAAAATTCAACGAATTTGGACTGAATGTTTTTGAAGGACATGAGCACATTCGAGTCACCAGGTTTGCTGAGCACTGTCCGGAAATCAGGTCGCAGCAACTTGCCGACAGTGCCGGAGTCATTGTGCTGACTGCACGGGTCACCGCTGCCACGCTGACGGATTCTGATGATTTTTTGGCGGTGGGGCGATTTGGAGTGGGATACGACACTGTGGACGTGGATGCCTGCACCGAACGCGACGTGCTGGCGATGATTACTGTGGGAGCAGTGGACCGGCCTGTGGCGGAAGCGACCGTCGGCTGGATGATTGCGCTGTCGCATCACATGCTCACAAAAGATCGACTGGTGCGTACCGGGCAATGGGACGAACGTACTCGGTACATGGGCTGTGAACTGCGAGGCCGGGTACTGGGGGTCGTGGGGCTGGGAGGGATCGGGAAAACACTGGTGTCACTTCTGCAGGGGTTTGGCATGCAGCAACCCGTTGTCTTCGATCCTTTTGTACCGGCAGACGTGGCGGCATCTGTGGGAGCACGTCCGGTTGAACTGCAGGAGTTGCTGTCAACGGCTGATTTTGTGTCAATTCACTGTCCGTTGAACGAGCACACCCGGGGGCTGATTGGATCGGCCGAGATCAGTCGGATGAAACCGGGTGCCTATATCCTGAACACCGCACGCGGCGGAATTGTGGATGAACAGGCGCTGTTCGAAGCACTGCAGAGTTCCCGAATCGCAGGTGCTGCTCTGGACTGTTTCGAAAACGAACCGGTGACAGAACCGCATCGGTTTGGTGAACTGGAAAACGTGATCCTTGCTCCGCATTCCATTGCCTGGACGGAAGAACTGTTTCGTGATATTGGCCGCACGGCCTGTCAAAGCATGCTGGATCTGTCCGCCGGAAAGCGGGCACACGGAGTTCTAAATCCGGAATTGTTTGAACGGAGTAGTTTTCGGAACAAGTGGTCCCGGATCACGGGGATTCCCGAAGGTGATCTGGAGTGA
- a CDS encoding dihydrodipicolinate synthase family protein produces MAAPSFYGVWPAMITPFDEQEQPNHAAIEQLVELFVSQKVPGLYILGSTGQWPLLSLQHRREIAERVVKTAAGRITVMVHVGALATDDAADLARHAESIGADAVSAVGPVYYSYGAEAVFEHYRRIGSASNLPLYVYHLSHVNQVSIPAADYARRVMDLPNIGGMKFTDHDLYILSQIHETAREQLLLFSGADQLLCHAALSGATGAIGSFFNLWAAPAQKARDRFVAGDFDAGYRFMMALQHSISRVLGSGSVWSFLTAAMRLRYGINVGMPRRPLGAGDTAWDDDVVRQIVAAVEDAV; encoded by the coding sequence ATGGCAGCCCCTTCATTCTACGGCGTATGGCCCGCCATGATCACACCGTTCGACGAACAGGAACAGCCGAATCACGCCGCCATCGAACAACTCGTCGAACTGTTCGTCAGTCAGAAAGTTCCCGGCCTCTACATTCTGGGTTCCACAGGTCAGTGGCCGCTTCTGTCACTTCAGCACCGCCGTGAGATTGCCGAGCGAGTCGTGAAGACTGCGGCCGGACGAATCACGGTCATGGTTCACGTCGGAGCGCTGGCTACAGACGACGCAGCGGATCTGGCCCGACACGCAGAATCAATCGGAGCAGACGCCGTTTCCGCAGTTGGACCGGTTTACTACTCCTACGGTGCTGAGGCCGTGTTTGAGCACTACCGGCGGATTGGGAGTGCCTCAAATCTTCCGTTGTATGTCTATCATCTGAGTCACGTCAATCAGGTTTCGATTCCCGCCGCTGACTACGCCCGCCGTGTCATGGATCTGCCCAACATCGGAGGCATGAAATTCACCGATCACGATCTTTATATTTTGAGTCAGATTCACGAAACCGCCCGTGAACAGCTGTTACTTTTCAGTGGTGCCGATCAGCTGCTGTGTCATGCTGCACTCAGTGGAGCTACGGGCGCCATTGGTTCCTTCTTCAATCTGTGGGCGGCTCCTGCACAAAAAGCCCGAGACCGGTTTGTCGCCGGCGACTTTGATGCAGGATATCGCTTCATGATGGCCCTTCAACATTCGATATCACGTGTCCTGGGCAGTGGTTCCGTCTGGTCATTTTTAACAGCGGCAATGCGTCTCCGATACGGTATCAACGTAGGAATGCCGCGCCGGCCACTGGGAGCCGGAGATACCGCATGGGATGATGATGTGGTCCGTCAGATCGTAGCCGCAGTTGAAGACGCAGTATAA
- a CDS encoding RNA polymerase sigma factor produces MTDSDSVFNSSDLDPDSDESGLTVVSDARLVDSARRGDSESFGQLVLRYERRVMRVIRRFMPDDQMAQDLTQEAFLRAFERLEQFDPSRRFGPWLFRIAVNLTYDHLRRVKRRGKWALFSESSQERTPDPATADPRLNLDLSQEVQMVMADVPEAYRTVLILRDLEGFSTSEVAAVTERSEATIRWRLAEARRMFREAWERRERTFEGRQADESSAAER; encoded by the coding sequence ATGACTGATTCCGATTCAGTTTTCAATTCATCCGACTTGGATCCGGATTCTGACGAATCCGGCCTGACGGTCGTTTCTGATGCGCGTCTGGTAGACAGCGCCCGACGTGGAGACAGTGAATCTTTTGGCCAACTGGTCCTGCGTTATGAACGGCGTGTGATGCGAGTCATCCGCCGCTTTATGCCGGACGACCAAATGGCTCAGGATTTGACTCAGGAGGCTTTCTTAAGAGCGTTCGAACGACTTGAACAATTTGATCCTTCAAGGCGATTCGGACCGTGGTTATTTCGAATTGCTGTGAATCTGACCTATGACCATCTGCGCCGGGTAAAACGTCGGGGCAAATGGGCGTTGTTCAGTGAATCAAGTCAGGAACGAACACCGGATCCAGCCACCGCAGATCCCCGATTGAACCTGGATCTGTCACAGGAGGTCCAGATGGTCATGGCGGATGTCCCGGAAGCCTACCGCACCGTGTTGATTCTTCGGGATCTTGAAGGCTTCTCAACATCCGAAGTTGCAGCTGTGACAGAACGTAGTGAAGCCACGATTCGATGGCGACTGGCGGAAGCCCGAAGAATGTTTCGTGAGGCATGGGAAAGACGCGAACGAACTTTTGAAGGTCGGCAGGCGGATGAATCGTCGGCCGCAGAAAGGTAA
- a CDS encoding c-type cytochrome: MHRTLMSMIVLTLALSCGRPAGQAAESARNSGEALESAALYRSPVDVALSPDGLWLVTVNETSNSLSLISTKDQCVVDEVSCGDHPADVAFCPDSQTVVVSCAWSGDVRVFQIADQRLGQHAVVDVGYEPSGLVISPDGSRAFIGLVAGAQVAEIDLESRRVGRRFEVGNWPRYLTVSPDGLRLAVGCGGDGTIHVIDTQSGDPLYSEPLVNGINLGHMVPSSDGMYAYFTWMVYRTNPINVGNLRRGWLLASRIGRVRLDGPQVRQAISLDVPGKAVADPHGIAMTTDEQRLVASAAGTHELLVYRLTDLPFVGVGGPGDLIDRRLENDFDRFHRIEVGGRPMGLCIAGDDSTVYVANYLRDSIQIVSLDDRQVTNEIDLGGPEQISLARRGMAIFHDGQRSLDQWYSCHSCHRNGGVNSRPMDTMNDGSEMTLKTVLPLYDVSRTQPWTWHGWQDNLENAIHKSLTSTMLGKPPADEETRALLAYLDQLEAPPNPHRNADGSLSEAAQRGKQVFQSSRAACADCHSGPYYTDGQIHDVGLGSSRDVYEGYNTPSLRGVYRKVRLLHSGRARSLERVVTDLHSPEKVSGTGGLTEAEVQDLIAFLRSL, from the coding sequence ATGCATCGAACGTTAATGAGCATGATCGTTCTCACGTTGGCGTTGTCCTGTGGTCGGCCTGCCGGACAGGCGGCTGAGTCTGCCAGGAACTCAGGTGAGGCTCTGGAATCAGCCGCATTGTATCGTTCTCCGGTGGATGTGGCACTTTCCCCGGACGGACTCTGGCTGGTCACTGTCAACGAAACATCCAACAGTTTGTCTCTGATCAGTACGAAGGATCAGTGTGTTGTTGATGAAGTGAGTTGTGGTGACCATCCTGCGGATGTGGCGTTTTGTCCCGACAGTCAAACGGTTGTGGTAAGTTGCGCGTGGTCCGGCGATGTGCGTGTTTTTCAGATTGCTGATCAGCGACTCGGGCAGCATGCGGTGGTGGATGTGGGATATGAACCATCCGGCCTGGTGATCAGTCCGGATGGCAGCCGCGCATTCATCGGACTTGTCGCCGGAGCCCAGGTTGCAGAAATCGACCTGGAGTCCAGGAGGGTTGGGCGACGTTTTGAAGTTGGAAACTGGCCGCGATACCTCACTGTCTCTCCCGATGGGTTACGACTTGCCGTGGGCTGTGGCGGGGATGGCACCATTCATGTGATTGATACGCAAAGTGGTGATCCGCTTTACAGTGAACCTCTGGTTAACGGAATCAACCTTGGACATATGGTTCCATCGTCGGACGGCATGTACGCCTACTTCACATGGATGGTCTATCGTACGAATCCCATCAACGTTGGTAATCTTCGACGAGGCTGGCTGCTTGCCAGTCGGATTGGTCGCGTTCGCCTGGATGGTCCGCAGGTCCGTCAAGCAATCTCGCTGGATGTCCCCGGCAAAGCTGTTGCGGACCCTCACGGAATTGCAATGACTACTGACGAACAGAGGCTGGTGGCGTCTGCGGCAGGGACTCATGAACTGCTGGTCTATCGACTTACCGATCTGCCGTTTGTTGGAGTTGGTGGACCAGGAGATTTGATCGACCGTCGGCTGGAAAACGATTTTGATCGTTTTCACCGAATTGAAGTGGGTGGACGTCCCATGGGACTGTGCATTGCCGGCGATGACAGCACGGTTTACGTTGCCAACTACCTGCGCGACTCGATTCAGATCGTCAGTCTTGACGACAGGCAGGTCACAAATGAGATCGATCTCGGAGGTCCCGAACAGATATCACTCGCTCGACGTGGAATGGCGATTTTTCACGACGGGCAGCGCAGTCTTGATCAGTGGTACAGCTGTCATTCGTGTCACCGCAACGGTGGTGTCAATTCGCGGCCCATGGATACGATGAACGATGGCAGCGAAATGACGTTGAAAACCGTACTTCCGCTGTATGATGTGAGCAGGACGCAGCCATGGACCTGGCATGGATGGCAGGATAATCTTGAGAATGCCATCCACAAGTCACTGACATCCACAATGCTCGGTAAGCCTCCCGCCGACGAAGAGACTCGGGCGTTGCTGGCTTATCTGGACCAGCTGGAAGCCCCGCCGAATCCACATCGAAACGCGGATGGATCACTGAGTGAGGCCGCGCAGCGCGGTAAACAGGTGTTCCAGAGCAGCAGAGCCGCGTGTGCTGACTGCCACAGCGGTCCGTATTACACGGATGGACAAATTCACGATGTGGGACTGGGATCATCCAGAGACGTTTACGAAGGTTATAACACTCCGTCGCTGCGAGGTGTTTATCGTAAAGTCCGTTTGCTGCATAGTGGCCGAGCCCGCTCACTGGAGCGAGTTGTGACTGATTTACACAGCCCGGAAAAGGTATCGGGAACCGGTGGTCTGACCGAAGCGGAGGTCCAGGATCTGATTGCGTTCCTCAGGTCGCTGTAG
- a CDS encoding diaminopropionate ammonia-lyase produces MGSNASDDTGTASPHARIAVTTEGVYGKEYSKDASDVLSENDFVKAYEFCRQLPGYAPTPLVNHRNLANEYHVGSVLIKNEGQRIPTHSFKTLGPPYALANQLLARIGPEQGRLSEIAQGNLKPLVRHITTCAATSGNHGRALAWAARQFGCQCRIYMPEATGAFREEQIQGFGATTIRVPGTFDDSVARAVEDSNMYDYILAGNGAPPYSAVQRQIVHGYSVLGEELIASRPRDFNPTHVFIPAGGGSMAAAVTGRLWMKYGPHRPKIVIVQPHSADSAYQSCLKAARVPAQGDISSLMDGLSVRILTEDAWAILQGGAFGFLTIGEDVALQTLRKFDTETSIAIGETGITAVAGFIAAADNVNVRNQLELDDSSQVILVASEGITDPGVLKQLIGKPE; encoded by the coding sequence ATGGGCTCCAATGCCTCCGACGATACAGGGACAGCATCGCCTCATGCACGAATCGCCGTCACAACGGAGGGTGTCTACGGCAAAGAATATTCCAAGGACGCCTCGGACGTTCTGAGCGAAAACGACTTCGTAAAAGCATACGAATTTTGCCGCCAACTCCCGGGTTACGCGCCGACACCACTGGTCAACCATCGGAATCTGGCAAATGAGTACCATGTCGGGTCCGTTCTGATCAAAAACGAAGGTCAGCGAATACCAACACACAGTTTCAAAACACTGGGTCCTCCGTATGCACTGGCAAATCAACTTCTGGCAAGAATCGGCCCCGAACAGGGTCGCCTTTCAGAAATCGCTCAGGGAAATCTGAAGCCGCTGGTCCGGCACATCACAACGTGCGCAGCAACATCCGGAAATCACGGCCGGGCACTGGCATGGGCTGCCAGGCAGTTCGGCTGTCAATGTCGCATCTATATGCCTGAAGCCACCGGAGCCTTCCGTGAGGAACAGATTCAGGGTTTTGGAGCGACCACGATTCGTGTTCCCGGAACATTCGACGACTCGGTCGCTCGTGCCGTTGAAGATTCGAACATGTACGACTACATCCTGGCAGGAAACGGAGCCCCGCCTTATTCAGCCGTGCAGCGCCAAATCGTGCATGGCTACTCTGTTCTTGGCGAAGAACTCATTGCCTCCCGCCCCCGTGACTTCAATCCAACGCATGTGTTCATTCCTGCCGGAGGCGGATCGATGGCTGCCGCAGTGACGGGCCGCCTGTGGATGAAATACGGCCCTCATCGACCAAAAATCGTGATTGTTCAGCCTCATTCTGCTGACTCCGCCTATCAAAGCTGTCTGAAAGCCGCGCGAGTCCCGGCTCAGGGTGATATTTCGAGCCTGATGGACGGTTTGTCTGTTCGAATCCTCACAGAAGATGCGTGGGCAATCCTGCAGGGAGGTGCCTTTGGATTTTTGACGATTGGTGAAGACGTCGCACTGCAGACACTCAGGAAATTTGACACAGAAACGTCAATTGCGATTGGAGAAACCGGGATCACGGCCGTTGCCGGATTCATTGCAGCCGCCGATAACGTGAATGTGCGGAATCAACTGGAACTGGATGACAGCAGTCAGGTGATACTGGTTGCCAGCGAAGGCATCACCGACCCAGGCGTACTGAAACAACTGATTGGGAAGCCTGAATAA